GGTCTACAAATCCCTAACTCTtgcataacaataaattcatttttagccTTTACGTACCTGTCAGGAGGAAGCTGCCTCGCTCTCGCATGCACCGGCGGTCCTGTCGTCTCGATATAGTGACAAACATCGTGTTTTGGCGTCTCTTTGTAAGAAATAGGTTTAGTTAAATCAgggaatttattcaataaatcggAATATGGACATtccataattgtttttaaagtggGCACAGTAGAATTTGAGATATTTCCCTTAGTACTCAAATTAGTTACTTGATCAATCAATCTACGTCcgtttaaatcaattaataatttatgattagcTAAGAAATCCGCACCAATAATTGGTTGCTTTACATCcgctaatataaaaatccaaCGGAACGGTCGTCTCAGACCCAAATCTAGAgacaaaaaatgaataccatatgttttaatttccgTTCCATTAGcagcaaataatttatatttattaccttctGCATAAACCTTACCATACACCACACTACGCGGGATGACGGACACATTTGCACCACTATCAACTAAAAAGTTTAGTCCTGAATTTCTGTCCAAAACACTGAGACGGTTATTTCTGTAGACTCGGTCGCAGGCACCCGTCGCTGGCTGCACCGATGCTAGTTTTCCGCTGGTTTCTCACGCTGACTAGGTTTCCAGTTGCACGGTTTCACACATTTCGTcgctttgtttttatatttgtaatggTATTTACAAAGCCAATTGGGATTATGCCTTTGATTACGTTGAAATCTACCTCTTGACCTGGATCGTGACCTCGTTCTAAAATTTGATGTATTATTTCTTGTTTCCAATCTTCTCAGtcgattatttaatttttctatctcaccaatcaaattattttctggaCTGTTGCCTAAACTGGACTGTTGAACTGCTGATACCGAGTTTAAGGGTGTCATGCTCTCCATAACTTTATCTGCTATTGATGCCAAAATATCTTCACTTTTACTCTCGGATACGGCTAACACAGCTCTTATTGCCGGCGGTAATAAATTTTGCCATAAAACTAGAAGTGTTTCTGTTGTTACTCGTCCACGCGCCAAATCTTGCATTTTCCTCATTAATTGTGACGGTTTTTGATCACCCAATTCCATTTCgccaattaatttttttatttgtcgaTCTTCCGATTcttcaaaaatttgtaataatcttctttttaatttttcatattttcctgTCTCCGGCGGGCTAATTAAAATGTCCGTGACTTGCTCGATGACTTCTGGcgttaatttagaaattactATTTGATATTTCGCCTCATCTGACATTTTCTGTGGCGATAAAACTGCTTCCGTTTGTATAAACCATATTTTCGgcgatttcttccaaaaaTCTGGGATGCGGGACGTAATGGAGATTGACGATAAACTTGCAAATTCTTCTTTAACCGGTTCCATggtgatatttaatttttatatgtacttttatgtgttattaaattttatttagttatttaaattttaccgcTGCCACCGCCCTGTAGTTTCTTCTTGAGTTGtccgtatatatatatttatatattaatttgaatatttattctcCCTACTACACACTCACGTCGATATATCACGCCGGTCGAGATCACGTCGGGGTCACCAATTTAGTGTAGCTGTGTGTAGggagatgaaattaaagatagctgccaattaaatgttatatttcttctaaattacacaaaaatatactatttatattcacTAACTACAAAACGTGGGTCGGTGGCGCGAGCTATGGGACAACTGAGGGGCGACGCTATGTGACTGTGCGACGCGGCCGAAAATCCTGCGTCAGCACAGCACCTACATTGCCAATTGTATCTTAAAGAAATTTATGAATCAAAAAACTGTAACAACTGAATCAGCTACAGCGTTACGCGAAATTTTAGATACTACTAATGAATGTATGTTTGCacttaaaaatttgtcaatagATGTAAGTACTTGGGAcactattgttatttatattgtaagtttaaaattagattTCGAGTCCACAAGGTTTTAAATTACCAAAGATTGCTATCCCACATTTCTCCGGGAAATATGCAGAATGGACGAGCTTTCGAGACCTGTTTTTGTCATTGGTACACAGTAACCCTACATTGGATGACGTTCAACgcttacattatttaaaatgtcaaCTCACTGGAGAAGCGGAACAGTTCTTGCGACACATACCAATAACTGCAGAAAATTATAAGTTATGTTGGAAACAGCTTGAAGATCAATCACAGCACCTACAATATTCCCcccttttcaaaaaaaaaaaaaaaatgtggaacatttttaaacaaaatcaaattaaattatctttatttagatTACTAACTCGCACAACGAACCCTAACAATTCTGctgacagacaaaaaataacaatgtgaAACTTAATACAAGATTAGTTCAGGAGTCggtgaaacatttttataaacacacgaacatttattttttaaaaaaaatacttaacatataaaaattactagtCTGCAGCCATGGTGTTTGATATAACGTTATGATGTCCTCTCTTGGCATCATTGCGGCCATTTGCCAACAATACAATCTAATAAAGTCCTACGATCGAACAACATAACattacatacacacaaacattataatgtaaagtaacattattaataaaaaaatacgcaatgtataatattaaggtatcatgtacctagtacattaacatgcaaataaaatcattcacaattaatacgaaaatataattaaaattgttcccGTCTCTTACACTATGACGatagatacaataacaatGCAATATATGAAACGTCatgacattaaaattttaataacacacAAAGAAATATAACTTACACGTTTGTTAATAcacaactttatttaattctcgTGTTCTTTCCACCTTGATTTCAGGAACAGATAAGCTAGTAGTACTCATAACTTCTTTTTAAACCAATTACTAGCAACTTAAATACACTGTTGTTTCAAAacacaacaaacaaaaatagttaatataactgcaatgaaaattattatgattccaaatataattattaattttattttccagtTTTGAAACATTGGAAATACTTTCGTTAATGACAACACTTTCCTTGGTTTGATTTAATCCCatagtaaaattgtaaaatattgtatatatagaaaaataattgtataaaatgtatatatttagttgtatatagtttgaaaataaaaatgttgaataaaatatttaaatataaccattctttaaattcaaagaattACGTGACCTAAAACAACAACATACAATTTGCAACTTTGCATGGTTGCAATAACAATGGCTATGTACatgattaaaacataaatttacttgGCGTTTTTCGTATTCGCCCTGATCgtgtaacataatttttacagcTGGATTTGTCTGTCTCAAACGTTACCtttttaattaccttttttgtatgtagcgaatcattaattttactatCACTCATACTAACAGACTTACCTGTGAACTTagtcacaatattattatcatcaggTAAAACGTATGCAGGTTTTAACCTATCTACGGAAACGTTAAGTTGTCTGTccattaattgaattttaaaagttttatcctTTCTACTAATGACACGATATGGCCCATCATACGGCGGTTGTAATGGTTTCCGTACGGTgtcatttcttaaaaatacatattcgcaatcaattaaatcattatgaatgaacattttacacggtaatttattaattctagGTACCGGTTTCATACTGTGTATAATCGACCTcaatttatcaacataacTATGTTCGTCACACGGTTTTATATTACTTGTGTCATAAAAATCACCAGGCAGCCTTATATTACTGCCATAAATCATTTGAGCTGCAGTTACGCCTGTGTCTAATTTAACAGTTGTGCGTAACCCTAACAATACTGTTGCTAGTTCATCAACCCatgaattacaatttaaacgaGCCATAAGCGCTGCTTTTAAAGATCTATGCCAACGCTCTACTGCACCGTTGCTCTGTGGATGATATGGGGTGGTCCGCAACTTTTGTATTCCCATTAATAACATAAGctgcttaaataaattactttcgaATTGTCGACCTTGGTCACTTGTAAGCCTAAGGGGACAACCGAACCTACAAATCCAACCCTCATACAACACCTTTGCCACAGTCTCCGcagtaatttcttttaaaggAAAAGCCTCGGGCCACTTGGTGTACCTATCTATGATTGTTAGACAATATCTAAACCCTTCTGATGAAATTGGCAATGGCCCTACAAGATCAATATGTATATGCTCAAAACGGCTCGAGCCTTGAAAACTTCCTAAATCGGATACAGTATGTTTTGAGACTTTAGCTCTTTGGCACTTAATACATGTTTTAGACCAAATTCCTATATCCTTATTCATTTCTGGCCAAAAATATCTATCTGTTACTAATTTTTTTGTGGCTCTAATACCCGGGTGACTTAAATTATGCACAGCATCAAAAGCTAAACGTCGAAATTGTTTAGGTAAATATGGTCGAATTCTATCTGTGGATGTTtcacaataaatttgtttattacaatCGAACATTGCAACACGCTTAAGTGTAAATTGACTGTTTACGTTTGACCGGTGTCGCATTTCTGCAAGTTGTTCATCCGTTTCCTGCGCTCGGGCGAGTTCTGCGAAATCTAACACGGTGGGACATGTTATTGTTTCAATTCTCGATAACGTGTCAGCGACTATATTTTCCCTACCTGTTACATGACGAATATCTGTACAAAACTcactaataaacataatttgccTAGTTCTTCGAGCAGTTTCCCTATTTGTACCTATTTTACTGAATGCAAAACAAAGTGGTTTATGATCtgtataaactattaattcgCGCCCTTCAACCATGTTGCGAAAAtgaataattgataaatatatcgCTAACAATTCTCTATCATAGGTACTATATTTACGCTGAGCTTCCGTAAGTTTACGtgaaaaatatcctaaaggttgccaaatattgttaattttttgttgtaaaactGCACCTATACACGTATCTGAAGCGTCAGTCATAAGAGACAATGGAGAATCTAAGGAAGGATATGTCAACAAAACtgcatttttcaaatcgatcttacattgttcaaaattttgctctgctaatttattccaattaattttacttttgtctTTCCGTTTCGCACTaccaagatatttatttaactctgaCTGATGTTCAGCCGAGTGAGGAATATGAgatctataaaaatttaacatgcCTAAAAATCTTCTAAGTTCTTCTATAGTACTAGGCTTAGGAAAATCTAAAATTGCTTTAACCTTGTCTTCGAGCGGCTTAATGCCCTCGGTAGGAACTTCATAACCTAAAAACTCTAATTTTTGCTGACCAAAActacattttgaaaaattgataGTTATACCGAATTGATTAAAACGATCAAAAACTTGCTCTAAATGTTCTCTATGCTGACTTTCTGATTCTGAACTGATAATGACGTcatcgatataaataaataagaaatctaAACCTTTTAAAACTGTTTCTTGCATGAAACGTTGGAAAGTTTGCGCAGCATTTCGCAAACCAAATGGCATAcgcataaattcaaataaaccaAAAGGTGTAATAACTGCTGTcttttttatgtcattttcTGCAACAGGCACAGAATTATAGGCTCtattaatatctaatttagagaaaattttcttattacccaaaatatatgtaaaatcaTGTAAACGTGGTACTGGATAACGATCTGGTTTCGTAATTGCATTTAAACGTCTATAATCACCGCAAGGCCTAATATTACCATCTTTTTTGGGAACTATATGTAGTGGACTTGCCCAAGGACTACTACTCGGTCTACAAATCCCTAACTCTtgcataacaataaattcatttttagccTTTACGTACCTGTCAGGAGGAAGCTGCCTCGCTCTCGCATGCACCGGCGGTCCTGTCGTCTCGATATAGTGACAAACATCGTGTTTTGGCGTCTCTTTGTAAGAAATAGGTTTAGTTAAATCAgggaatttattcaataaatcggAATATGGACATtccataattgtttttaaagtggGCACAGTAGAATTTGAGATATTTCCCTTAGTACTCAAATTAGTTACTTGATCAATCAATCTACGTCcgtttaaatcaattaataatttatgattagcTAAGAAATCCGCACCAATAATTGGTTGCTTTACATCcgctaatataaaaatccaaCGGAACGGTCGTCTCAGACCCAAATCTAGAgacaaaaaatgaataccatatgttttaatttccgTTCCATTAGcagcaaataatttatatttattaccttctGCATAAACCTTACCATACACCACACTACGCGGGATGACGGACACATTTGCACCACTATCAACTAAAAAGTTTAGTCCTGAATTTCTGTCCAAAACACTGAGACGGTTATTTCTGTAGACTCGGTCGCAGGCACCCGTCGCTGGCTGCACCGATGCTAGTTTTCCGCTGGTTTCTCACGCTGACTAGGTTTCCAGTTGCACGGTTTCACACATTTCGTcgctttgtttttatatttgtaatggTATTTACAAAGCCAATTGGGATTATGCCTTTGATTACGTTGAAATCTACCTCTTGACCTGGATCGTGACCTCGTTCTAAAATTTGATGTATTATTTCTTGTTTCCAATCTTCTCAGtcgattatttaatttttctatctcaccaatcaaattattttctggaCTGTTGCCTAAACTGGACTGTTGAACTGCTGATACCGAGTTTAAGGGTGTCATGCTCTCCATAACTTTATCTGCTATTGATGCCAAAATATCTTCACTTTTACTCTCGGATACGGCTAACACAGCTCTTATTGCCGGCGGTAATAAATTTTGCCATAAAACTAGAAGTGTTTCTGTTGTTACTCGTCCACGCGCCAAATCTTGCATTTTCCTCATTAATTGTGACGGTTTTTGATCACCCAATTCCATTTCgccaattaatttttttatttgtcgaTCTTCCGATTcttcaaaaatttgtaataatcttctttttaatttttcatattttcctgTCTCCGGCGGGCTAATTAAAATGTCCGTGACTTGCTCGATGACTTCTGGcgttaatttagaaattactATTTGATATTTCGCCTCATCTGACATTTTCTGTGGCGATAAAACTGCTTCCGTTTGTATAAACCATATTTTCGgcgatttcttccaaaaaTCTGGGATGCGGGACGTAATGGAGATTGACGATAAACTTGCAAATTCTTCTTTAACCGGTTCCATggtgatatttaatttttatatgtacttttatgtgttattaaattttatttagttatttaaattttaccgcTGCCACCGCCCTGTAGTTTCTTCTTGAGTTGtccgtatatatatatttatatattaatttgaatatttattctcCCTACTACACACTCACGTCGATATATCACGCCGGTCGAGATCACGTCGGGGTCACCAATTTAGTGTAGCTGTGTGTAGggagatgaaattaaagatagctgccaattaaatgttatatttcttctaaattacacaaaaatatactatttatattcacTAACTACAAAACGTGGGTCGGTGGCGCGAGCTATGGGACAACTGAGGGGCGACGCTATGTGACTGTGCGACGCGGCCGAAAATCCTGCGTCAGCACAGCACCTACATTGCCAATTGTATCTTAAAGAAATTTATGAATCAAAAAACTGTAACAACTGAATCAGCTACAGCGTTACGCGAAATTTTAGATACTACTAATGAATGTATGTTTGCacttaaaaatttgtcaatagATGTAAGTACTTGGGAcactattgttatttatattgtaagtttaaaattagattTCGAGTCCCGTAAGCAGTGGGAACTGCAAAGtagtaaaaattgtaatgtatTACCAACATATAAGgaatttatagaatttttagAAATACGTTCACGTTCATTAGAATTTATTGATCCTAAGGTAGCTAAACAAAATAGTCAACAATATAGAAGTAATGTTACTCCGAAAGCGTttcatatttcaaatttaaaatgtatttattgttctGATGATCATCATTTGCGAAATTGTAAAAGTTTTTCAAGAGAAATGACTGATACTCGACGGAATTTTGTCCAATCACAAAatctttgttttaattgtcTTGGTGCAGGTCACAATGTGTATTCGTGTCGCCAGTCTTCCAGGTGTCGTATTTGCAAGAAGAAACATCATTCTTTACTACATCCCAAAAATGTATCGCTCCCATCGGTGCCTCAAATGAGTGAGGCAGAACCAGATGCTAAGGAAGCAACAGCATCTACATCAACacaggtaaaaaatattaataatatcagaGCCTGCTTTTCACGTTTCAGTGGACAAGTTTTACTTGCCACCGCATTAGTTAATGCTAGGTCACACACAGGCTCATTGATCACGTTAAGATGTCTCATTGATCAAGGATCACAGGCTTCATTTTTGACTGAAGCCGCTGTTCAACTTCTTGGGCTAAGAAAGATTCCACACAAAAGCTCCATTATTGGTTTGGGTAGTGACCACTCAAGTTCTGTTGCCTCTAAAGCGAGGGTAGAAATTGAGATTGAATCACGCCATTGCAACTTTAAAATTTGCGTCCAAGCTTTTGTGCTCAATAAGCTCACCTCAGTACTTCCGGAAAGGAATGCTGTTGTTAATCTTAGTCCTGAAGTCTCTAAATTAGTTTTAGCAGATCCTTTCTTTGCAACACCAAATAAAATTGACATGCTCCTTGGAGCAGATGTTTATGGTCAGATTTTGCTTGAAGGTCTGATCAAGAATTCACCCAGTGCATTAATCGCGCAAAATACACAGCTGGGGTGGATTCTATCGGGTCCAATTCAATCCAGATCGAGCTCCAGCACTATTTGGTGCAATCATATTCATCAAAATGATGAATACGAACTTATGAAGAAGTTTTGGGAGCTTGAATCGGATCAATTTGCCTCTGATAAATCACTTCTTACGGAGGAAGAAATTAAATGTGAGAATATATACTCATCAACTACTAGGAGAGATAGTTCAGGACGCTATATAGTACATTTACCATTTCGAACCGATGATCCAAATTGCAAATATGGTAATTCAAAGGCTAttgcaataaaacaatttaatcgGCTTGAGaatagattattaaaaaatcccAAGCTTAAGGCTGAGTATGCTGCTGTCATAGAAGAATATAAAAGGTTAGGTCACGTGGAAACTGTGCCATCACATGAAGAAGATTTGGCTGATGCTGTATACTTACCTCACCATGCAGTGATCCGAGAGGATAAGGACACTACTAAAGTCCGAGTTGTCTTCAACGCTTCATGTCCAGGAACCAATGGCATCACATTGAATGACGAACTTATGGTAGGCCCATCACTACAACCTGACTTACGTCACATTATAATGCGTTGGCGTCAATATCCAATTTGTCTTGTCGCtgacattataaaaatgtacagaCAGGTGAAAATATCTgaattacatacaaattttcaaCGTTTTGTGTGGCGTGAAGATCCAGATCAAAGATTGCAGCATCTGCGCCTCTTACGAGTTACTTTTGGTACGGCTTCAGCACCTTATCTCGCTGTGAAATCATTACAGCAAGTGGCACATGACGATGGGGTGAAGTATCCGCTGGCTGCTGAAAGGGTACTTCGTGAATTTTACATGGACGATTTTATGTCGGGTTGTTTTTCTGTGGAAGAAGGCAagcaaatttataaagaaataacacAACTTCTACAAGGAGGTGGATTTGTCTTGCAAAAATGGAGCAGTAATAGCGAAGAAATACTTAAAGAAATTAACGAAGATGTTGAAGATCAAGCAGAAAACctgaaactaaaaatagatgaaatcatgaaaatttTAGGACTTACCTGGAACAGAAGAACCGATGAATTTGAATACGTAGTAAAACTTCCACAACTCTCTCCTcctgtaacaaaaataaaggttATTTCAGAAATTTCTCGATTATTTGATCCTGTTGGTTGGCTTGCGCCAGTAATAATTTCAGCCAAAGTTTTTATACAGAAATTATGGCTCTCAGGAATTGAGTGGGATGACGAACTTCCCCCACAATTACTGAAGGACTGGCTCAAGTATAGAAGTGAATTAGATACACTTACCAAATTTAGTATCCCACGCTGGATCAACATCaataatgatgataaagttcGCGAATTGCATGGCTTCTGCGATGCTTCAAATGTTGCATTTGCGGCAGTTGTGTACTTGCGAGTAGTTAATTCCAATGGGGAAATTAATGTTGCATTAATTGCTTCCAAAACAAAGGTAGCGCCCATTAAACAAGTTTCGATTCCGAGATTGGAGCTTTGTGGAGCTGTACTACTCACAAGACTGCTACTTGACGTGTCTCAAGCCATGGGTATGGAGAAATCTTCTATTCATGCGTGGACCGACTCACAAATTGTGCTCGCTTGGCTTCAAGGACAACCTAGTCGTTGGAAAACCTTTGTCGCCAACCGAGTGTCGGAGATTATTACTTCGTTGGAACCGCAGCAATGGCAACACGTATCTACCAAGGATAATCCTGCAGATTGTGCATCGCGTGGCAGTACGCAATGGGATGTTCAACTCTGGAAGGAAGGGCCAAAGTGGCTGCAAGAAAAggatataaattttacaagaGGTCAAATAGAAGATACAGATctagaagaaagaaaaataaaaatttgtttaattaatactCACAGTGATGAAGCAGATCCTGAAGAAGAAATATACTCACGCTTTTCATCTTTGAGAAGACTGCTCCGCGTTACTGCACTCTGTAAAAGACTAATTAAAAGAATGAGAAAAAAGGAAGTAGAGGATCAGAAGGATTGGATAACAAGTTTTGAAATAAgagaaagtttaaaaatatgcgTTAAAAGATGTCAAGAAAAACATTTCGGTGAAGAGCTTGCagatttaagaaataaaaaagaaataaataaaaaaggtaaacTTACCTCACTCAATCCAATAGTTGACGAAGACGGTATCCTACGAGTAGGTGGCAGACTGCAGCAGGCGATCCTTAGTGATGAGAGAAAACATCCTATCATTCTTCCTCGTAAATCACAGTTTACAACTTTGATTATTGCGGATGCTCATGAGAGAACATTTCACGGTGGTCCCCAATTGATGCAAAATTATTTGCAATCAAAATACTGGATAATAGGTGCGAAGGATTTAATACGGCTGTGTGTTCGAAAATGTGTTCGTTGTGTACGATATGCCGCTCGCATAAGACACCAGTTGATGGGACAACTACCGGTTGAAAGATCTACTGCTTGTCGACCTTTCTTGAGGAGTGGA
The Colias croceus chromosome 18, ilColCroc2.1 genome window above contains:
- the LOC123699858 gene encoding uncharacterized protein LOC123699858, which codes for MEPVKEEFASLSSISITSRIPDFWKKSPKIWFIQTEAVLSPQKMSDEAKYQIVISKLTPEVIEQVTDILISPPETGKYEKLKRRLLQIFEESEDRQIKKLIGEMELGDQKPSQLMRKMQDLARGRVTTETLLVLWQNLLPPAIRAVLAVSESKSEDILASIADKVMESMTPLNSVSAVQQSSLGNSPENNLIGEIEKLNNRLRRLETRNNTSNFRTRSRSRSRGRFQRNQRHNPNWLCKYHYKYKNKATKCVKPCNWKPSQREKPAEN
- the LOC123699910 gene encoding uncharacterized protein LOC123699910; protein product: MSEAEPDAKEATASTSTQVKNINNIRACFSRFSGQVLLATALVNARSHTGSLITLRCLIDQGSQASFLTEAAVQLLGLRKIPHKSSIIGLGSDHSSSVASKARVEIEIESRHCNFKICVQAFVLNKLTSVLPERNAVVNLSPEVSKLVLADPFFATPNKIDMLLGADVYGQILLEGLIKNSPSALIAQNTQLGWILSGPIQSRSSSSTIWCNHIHQNDEYELMKKFWELESDQFASDKSLLTEEEIKCENIYSSTTRRDSSGRYIVHLPFRTDDPNCKYGNSKAIAIKQFNRLENRLLKNPKLKAEYAAVIEEYKRLGHVETVPSHEEDLADAVYLPHHAVIREDKDTTKVRVVFNASCPGTNGITLNDELMVGPSLQPDLRHIIMRWRQYPICLVADIIKMYRQVKISELHTNFQRFVWREDPDQRLQHLRLLRVTFGTASAPYLAVKSLQQVAHDDGVKYPLAAERVLREFYMDDFMSGCFSVEEGKQIYKEITQLLQGGGFVLQKWSSNSEEILKEINEDVEDQAENLKLKIDEIMKILGLTWNRRTDEFEYVVKLPQLSPPVTKIKVISEISRLFDPVGWLAPVIISAKVFIQKLWLSGIEWDDELPPQLLKDWLKYRSELDTLTKFSIPRWININNDDKVRELHGFCDASNVAFAAVVYLRVVNSNGEINVALIASKTKVAPIKQVSIPRLELCGAVLLTRLLLDVSQAMGMEKSSIHAWTDSQIVLAWLQGQPSRWKTFVANRVSEIITSLEPQQWQHVSTKDNPADCASRGSTQWDVQLWKEGPKWLQEKDINFTRGQIEDTDLEERKIKICLINTHSDEADPEEEIYSRFSSLRRLLRVTALCKRLIKRMRKKEVEDQKDWITSFEIRESLKICVKRCQEKHFGEELADLRNKKEINKKGKLTSLNPIVDEDGILRVGGRLQQAILSDERKHPIILPRKSQFTTLIIADAHERTFHGGPQLMQNYLQSKYWIIGAKDLIRLCVRKCVRCVRYAARIRHQLMGQLPVERSTACRPFLRSGVDYAGPINIRTSKGRGNRSFKGYICLFICMATRAIHLEAVSDLTAQGFLAAFKRFIARRGHCAEVWSDNGTNFVGAARELKSLYAHERSSIVKEIADQLATNGTEWHFIPPHSPNFGGLWEAGVKSTKHHLRRIVGNSTLTFEEMTTLLCQIESCLNSRPISKITENPDNPIPLTPGHFWVGEPLVLPPDVNYETSNITNLRR